From the Acinetobacter wanghuae genome, one window contains:
- a CDS encoding 16S rRNA (uracil(1498)-N(3))-methyltransferase produces the protein MNIVLLDPRQTESELWSISSKRQLEHLRQHVDVQVGDTLKVGIREGKRYLTQIVEITDQVIRIQSIQEESVPKKLPVTLIVALPRPKVLRRLIMDAVTIGVEKIILLHSYRVEKSYWQSPFLQQLDQYITLGLEQAGDTIAPKIELYKRFKPFVEDVLPTLISENYPAYVAHPYVDAKMPYAIEHGCSVIIGPEGGFIPYEIDLLIKNGCQGVSLGNRILRTETAISYVLGRLFSAS, from the coding sequence ATGAATATTGTCCTTTTAGACCCTCGCCAAACCGAATCTGAGCTTTGGTCAATTAGCTCAAAACGTCAGCTTGAACATTTACGTCAGCATGTTGATGTACAAGTCGGGGATACCTTAAAAGTCGGTATTCGTGAAGGGAAGCGTTATCTAACTCAAATTGTTGAAATCACCGATCAAGTCATTCGTATTCAGTCCATCCAAGAAGAATCTGTGCCGAAAAAACTTCCCGTGACTTTGATTGTGGCTTTACCCCGCCCCAAGGTTTTACGTCGTTTAATTATGGATGCCGTGACCATCGGCGTTGAAAAAATTATTTTACTGCATAGTTATCGCGTGGAGAAAAGCTATTGGCAAAGCCCATTTCTACAACAACTTGATCAATATATAACGCTCGGCTTGGAACAGGCAGGGGATACCATTGCACCTAAAATTGAGCTGTATAAACGCTTTAAACCTTTTGTTGAAGATGTCCTGCCAACATTGATTTCAGAAAATTATCCGGCTTATGTGGCGCATCCTTATGTGGATGCCAAAATGCCATACGCGATTGAGCATGGTTGTAGTGTGATTATTGGTCCTGAGGGTGGGTTTATTCCATATGAGATTGATTTACTCATTAAAAACGGCTGCCAAGGGGTAAGCCTAGGCAACCGTATTCTTCGTACTGAAACTGCAATTTCTTATGTTTTAGGACGATTATTTAGCGCGAGCTGA
- a CDS encoding mechanosensitive ion channel family protein, translated as MAEQSNALSDVTEGTSQLLHDATEKTAQTVLEHTAKYNDAYSTVDKFIDGFWERLPYICIALVFFTIFYFLSKLFKFFVRKAFAERSYTKQNLVLVLNRVGSSAIIFLGFLIAMVIAIPGFTPGQLMSALGIGSVAIGFAFKDIFQNLLSGILILLGEPFKIGDDIVVSGMEGTVEDIQIRATFLRSPDGKRIVIPNATVYTSPVTVITAYTRRRCEFVVGIGYEDDIQKAKNIVLAILDKDQSILSQPAFSVNVITLADFSINLKVMWWVDTTEITTSGSISTVQEGVIQAFAEHNISIPYPVQEVKVYRGEHGEQAQESARAK; from the coding sequence GTGGCTGAACAATCGAATGCTTTAAGCGATGTGACTGAAGGCACATCTCAGCTTTTGCATGACGCGACTGAAAAAACGGCACAAACTGTGCTCGAACACACTGCAAAATATAACGATGCTTACTCGACTGTTGATAAATTTATTGATGGTTTTTGGGAACGCTTACCGTATATTTGTATTGCGTTGGTGTTCTTTACCATCTTCTATTTCTTATCAAAACTCTTCAAATTCTTTGTGCGTAAAGCATTTGCAGAACGTAGCTATACCAAGCAAAACTTAGTACTTGTCTTAAATCGTGTCGGTAGTTCGGCGATTATTTTCCTTGGCTTTTTAATTGCCATGGTCATTGCGATTCCGGGCTTTACACCAGGGCAATTGATGAGTGCCTTGGGGATTGGTTCGGTTGCAATCGGTTTTGCGTTTAAAGATATTTTCCAGAACTTACTCTCTGGTATTCTGATTTTGCTCGGTGAACCGTTCAAAATTGGCGATGACATTGTGGTATCGGGCATGGAAGGTACGGTTGAAGATATTCAAATTCGTGCGACCTTCTTACGCTCACCTGATGGTAAACGTATCGTGATTCCAAATGCGACGGTTTATACCAGCCCTGTAACGGTTATTACAGCTTATACACGTCGTCGCTGTGAATTCGTGGTGGGTATTGGTTATGAAGATGATATTCAAAAAGCCAAAAATATCGTGTTGGCAATTTTAGATAAAGACCAGTCGATTTTAAGTCAGCCTGCCTTTAGCGTAAATGTCATTACTTTGGCTGATTTCTCAATCAACCTTAAAGTAATGTGGTGGGTGGATACCACTGAAATCACGACTTCTGGCTCAATTAGCACGGTACAAGAAGGTGTGATTCAAGCCTTTGCGGAACATAACATTTCGATTCCGTACCCTGTACAGGAAGTGAAAGTGTATCGTGGTGAACATGGCGAGCAAGCACAAGAATCAGCTCGCGCTAAATAA